Proteins found in one Piliocolobus tephrosceles isolate RC106 unplaced genomic scaffold, ASM277652v3 unscaffolded_23021, whole genome shotgun sequence genomic segment:
- the BBC3 gene encoding bcl-2-binding component 3: MDISPETRGAAATPPLALEGPVQSHHGTPALTQGPQSPRNGAQLGACTRPVDVRDSGGRPLPPPDTLASAGDFLCTM, from the exons ATGGACATTAGCCCAG aGACAAGAGGAGCAGCAGCGACACCGCCCCTCGCCCTGGAGGGTCCTGTACAATCTCATCATGGGACTCCTGCCCTTACCCAGGGGCCACAGAGCCCCCGAAATGGAGCCCAATTAGGTGCCTGCACCCGCCCGGTGGACGTCAGGGACTCGGGGGGCAggcccctcccacctcctgacACCCTGGCCAGCGCGGGGGACTTTCTCTGCACCATGTAG
- the LOC113221296 gene encoding 40S ribosomal protein S27-like, protein MPLTKDLLHPSPEEEKRKHKKKRLVQSPNSYFMDVKYPGCYKITTVFSHAQTVVLCVGCSTVLCQPTGGKARLTEGCSFRRKQH, encoded by the coding sequence ATGCCTCTCACAAAGGATCTCCTTCATCCCTCcccagaagaggagaagaggaaacacaAGAAGAAACGCCTGGTGCAGAGCCCCAATTCCTACTTCATGGATGTGAAATACCCAGGATGCTATAAAATCACCACGGTCTTTAGCCATGCACAAACGGTAGTTTTGTGTGTTGGCTGCTCCACTGTCCTCTGCCAGCCTACAGGAGGAAAAGCAAGGCTTACAGAAGGATGTTCCTTTAGGAGGAAGCAGCACTAA